The Nitrospiria bacterium genomic sequence TCCCACCACAAAGACGATTTATGAGATTCATAAACTAAAGAGGGAAATGATATTTTTGCGAAAATCCATTTGGCCCTTGAGAGAGGTCTTAGGTGCATTGGAAAGGGGTGATTCTTCTCTTTTTATGGAAACGACAGGCCCTTACCTGAGGGATGTTTATGATCACACAATCCGTGTGATTGATATGATTGAAACATTTCGAGATATGCTTTCTGGCATGTTGGATATTTACCTTTCCAGTGTCAGTAATCGGATGAATGCAATCATGAAAGTGTTAACCCTGATCGCGACGGTGTTTATGCCCCTTACTTTTATTGCGGGAATTTACGGGATGAATTTTAAATCTATGCCTGAGTTGGAATGGAAGTTCGGATACCCCTTGAGTCTCATTGTGATGGCCATTGTCGGGGTTTCGATGGTGGTATTTTTCAAAAGGAAGAAGTGGTTGTCATGAGGAAATAAAGGTTCCAAATTCATATTGGTGTGAACTTTATGTTACCGGGCGTGAGTCGAAGGAAATGAAATATGAAAAAAGTTAAATCGAATCGAACTAAGTTTTTCTCAAAATCATCTCTTTTGAAACGGCTCCTCGGGATACGTTTACTTCCGGGCCAAATCGTGCCTCTGGCGGGACTGGTCGTCATCCTTTTGGGGACGGTTTTATTATTGCTGCCATGGGCCACCCCGCCTGAAGTCCATTTGAGTTTTGTGGATGCATTGTTCACATCGACCTCGGCGGTTTGCGTCACAGGCCTCATCGTTTTGGACACGCCTCAGGATTTCACGTTATTTGGGCAAACCGTGATTCTATTGCTGATTCAAATCGGGGGCTTGGGATACGCCACCATCGCGACGTTGCTTTTGTTGGCCCTGGGGCGCCGCCTGGGAATGAGGGACCGGATGATGATCGCGGAGGTGATGAATACGCTGGATATGGCCGGACTGATCCGGTTCGTAAAGACCATCATCTATATGGTGATTTTACTTGAAGGAGCGGGGGCCTTTTTCCTGACTCTCCGTTTTATGAACCATATGGAACTCTCCACAGCCATCTATTTCGGTATTTTTCATTCCGTTTCGGCGTTCAACAATGCCGGTTTTTCGTTATTCTCCAACAGCCTGATCGATTACCGGGGGGATTGGCTGGTCATCGGGGTTGTTTCCTTATTGATCGTTATCGGGGGAATCGGTTTTATCGTCTTCCAGGACCTGCTCGATAATGTCCAGGGAAGGCGGTTTAGGTTAAGGACCCATACAAAGTTTGTGGTGATCGTTACCTTCATTTTACTGATCGGAGGAACAGCAGGGCTTTGGATTCTCGAATGGCATGATCCAAATTCAACAATTCCTATTTCTGAACATGAACAGTTTTTGACTTCCTTTTTCTTCTCGGTATCGGCCCGTACCGCCGGTTTTAACACCTTCGACGTATCCCTGATGCGGGATGCTTCAACCTATTTTCTGATCCTGTTGATGATTATTGGAGGATCTCCCGGTAGCGCGGCGGGGGGTATTAAAACAACAACGTTCGGAATCCTCTGCCTCTTCGCTTGGGGAATTCTTCGCAACCGGGGAGAGGTAGAAGTGTTTCGAAGAAGGATTCCCTATGACTTGGTGATTCGCTCTGCTGTCATTTTTTTCCTCGGATTGGGAATCATTATTTTTTTCACTTTGGTTTCCACCTTTATCGAGGGTCGACCCTTTTTAACCCTTTTGTTTGAGGTCACGTCGGCATTTGGAACGGTGGGCCTCTCGGTGGGGGATGGGGGGGTCAGAAGCCTTTCAGCCCTTTTTTCAGATGCCGGGAAAGTGATTATAATATTGGACATGTTGATCGGCCGATTCGGTCCTTTGATGATAGGACTTTTTGCCATCAAAACTCGAGCCCAAATAAGGTATCGCTATCCAAAAACTCGGGTGGTGATTGGATGATGGAAGGATTATCCTTAGATAATTTATTCGGCTTTTTTCTAATGTTTTAACGTTTTTCATTCCTTAGGAAGCATTTTAGGAGGTTAATGGAAATCCTCATCCAATGGGTTACCGAGTATGGATATTTGGCTATTTTTATTCTTCTGGTGCTTGGTCTTTTTGGCCTTCCCGTCCCGGATGAAGTT encodes the following:
- a CDS encoding TrkH family potassium uptake protein, whose amino-acid sequence is MKKVKSNRTKFFSKSSLLKRLLGIRLLPGQIVPLAGLVVILLGTVLLLLPWATPPEVHLSFVDALFTSTSAVCVTGLIVLDTPQDFTLFGQTVILLLIQIGGLGYATIATLLLLALGRRLGMRDRMMIAEVMNTLDMAGLIRFVKTIIYMVILLEGAGAFFLTLRFMNHMELSTAIYFGIFHSVSAFNNAGFSLFSNSLIDYRGDWLVIGVVSLLIVIGGIGFIVFQDLLDNVQGRRFRLRTHTKFVVIVTFILLIGGTAGLWILEWHDPNSTIPISEHEQFLTSFFFSVSARTAGFNTFDVSLMRDASTYFLILLMIIGGSPGSAAGGIKTTTFGILCLFAWGILRNRGEVEVFRRRIPYDLVIRSAVIFFLGLGIIIFFTLVSTFIEGRPFLTLLFEVTSAFGTVGLSVGDGGVRSLSALFSDAGKVIIILDMLIGRFGPLMIGLFAIKTRAQIRYRYPKTRVVIG